The window ctgccctccccgaacccccccccccaaacgtcCAGGGTGCCTCCTGGACCCCCCCCAATACAAAGGGACCCCCCAAGACAATGGGTGcccccccttcctgcccccccccagcccctgggaccccccccatcccctccccatgggtgtgtgtccccccccagacTGTGTTGGAGGGGGctcagagccccccccccccccaaagtgggGGTCCCCCGGGCCAGGgcaggcacccagcaccccacggCTCCGTCTCAGCACCTTTATTGGGAGGGTCCCGCCGGCACCCCCacattgaggggggggggcacagccccccccaccTCTGGGGTGGGCACCCCCTCATTGTCCCCCtccttggggtgcaggggggacccccccatcccccagcTATGCCCAATCCTGGGGTGCAAGGcggacaggacccccccccaaagtcgtggcgggggggggggggcagccctgggggtgccccccccccagctgtaTTGCACTCATCCCggggtccccccccggcccccctcagACACCGTAGGGGCTcagggatggggaggtggggatgggggtgCCCCCCAGGGGTCCCCGATATTCCGGGGGGGCCAGAGGGGccggggggcagagggggggggaaggggtgggggggagggacGGCCGGCAGcacgggggggcggggggggcgcagGCGTagcagaggagggggggagagggggaaagagcGGGGTCCGGGGGGGTCCCACCGAGGCAGGGGTCCCGTGGGTGGGACGGCCCCCCCCAAAGTTAAggggtgctgcgggggggggggcggccgccgcaaCAGCCCTTCgatggagaaaggaggaggaggaggagggtcggGGGGggatttcgggggggggggggctgtagggGTACCCCCTGAGGACGAAGGGGGCCAGGTCGCGGGCGaaggcggccgccccccccccgcgccacCGCCGTGTTCTGCAGCTTGAGGGCCTCGGGGGGGATGCGGCTCACGTCCACCGTCCAGTAGTTGCCCTTGGCCTTGGGCTTGGCCGGGTCCTTCAGCACctgcgggggggggcacggcctgCGCTGGGACCCCCccgccctgggacccccaccccgaGGACCCCCACCCTGGGGATCCCCATCCCAGTGACCGCCGCCCCAGTGGCCCCCAAcctggggaccccccagcccagggaccttcaccctggggacccccccagcccagggacccccccccaccctggaAATCCCTGTCCCAGTggcccccccaccctggggacccccccaccccagtggccCACCAtgccagggacccccccccgggaaccacctgccccagggaccccccaacCCCAGTAGCCCCCCAACCTTGGGgaccccggggacccccaccccggggacccccaccccggggacccccccaccttggggacccccccggtgccccccaccTTGGCGAAGCAGGGGTTGGAGGAGAGGTTGTGCCGGACGGAGTCCTTCCAGCCCTGGTACCCCCCCCCGAAGAAGGGGAAGAGGCTGCTGATCTCCTGGATGATCTGGGGGGGCCACatcagctgggggggggctgcgcccccCCCAGGGCTCCCAGCATGGCCCAGTGCCCCCCAGCGCTGCATGGGTGCCATCCCAGCGCAAGCCCAGTCCACCCCAGCGCTgcatcccagtgctcccagtccagcccagtaTGGCACAGCAAGGCACCCGGGCATCTCAGTACAGACCGGTCCCTGAGAACGGCACCCGgcaccccagtgctcccagtgtaGCCCAGTATGGCCCAGCAAGGCACCCGGCACAgcccagccccccagccctgcaacCCCGagctcccagtccagcccagtcccccagccccacaaccaTGTGCTCCAGTCCAGCCCAGTTCCCTGGCATGGCTGCCTGGCACCCCACTcctcccagtccagcccagtccCCTGGCACAGCACCCTGgcacccagtgct is drawn from Harpia harpyja isolate bHarHar1 chromosome 5, bHarHar1 primary haplotype, whole genome shotgun sequence and contains these coding sequences:
- the LOC128141746 gene encoding LOW QUALITY PROTEIN: forkhead box protein H1-like (The sequence of the model RefSeq protein was modified relative to this genomic sequence to represent the inferred CDS: inserted 2 bases in 1 codon), producing MAAGRGGRQRYRRHPKPPYSYLALIALVIRAAPGQRLKLAQIIQEISSLFPFFGGGYQGWKDSVRHNLSSNPCFAKVLKDPAKPKAKGNYWTVDVSRIPPEALKLQNXRRWRGGGAAAFARDLAPFVLRGYPYSPPPPEIPPRPSSSSSFLHRRAVAAAAPPPAAPLNFGGGRPTHGTPASDYGTDGPRGSGDPGVRVIPLFHHPPTSERIYRQPQHSQRPPAFLRDLCRD